GGAAGGACAAGCCGTTTCGCATCCCCGGCAACCAAGGCAGGTGTCCAACGCCGAACGCGTCGTGTCATCCCAAACCCCGGATTCTTCCGCTTGACGGGCCAGCGAGATGCGGCCACGTGGGGATTGGCTCTCGTCGCCCGTCAGCTGGAAAGTCGGGCAAGACTCGATGCAGAAGCCGCACCGGATGCACCGTGCCGCGAGTTCCGTCAGCTTGGACATTGCCAGCAGTCTACAGCTTTGCCGACCGGATCAAAGACTTGATGAAATCCAAAAGCTCTTTGGCGGGCTCCCCGCCCGCCTCGGCATGCCGGGCCAACGAGATCCCGTGGGGGCCTTTGCACTCCACCATCTGCGGGTAGCGGGTGAGCATAGGGCGCACCACATCTGTGTGGCCGAGCATCGTGTGAACAAAAAGGTCTGTCCGGGCGCCTTTTTCAATTAAGAATTGCGCGATGTCCCGATGCCCCATGTGCCCCGCGCCACCAATCGCCGATTCAAAATCTCCCGCCCGCCAATCAATGGTTGCGTTCAAGAGGGCCGGGGTTTCTTCCAACAGCGGCTTGACGGCATCCAGCGACTTGTGGGCGGCAATGACAAAGTCCCGCACCAAATCCGGGTTGAGGGGCGGCGGCACCGGTTTATCTTGCGCGATGGACAGAACCGGGAGGGAAGTCAGTGATGTCGCGGCGGCGGTAGCCAGCAATTCGCGGCGGGATATCGGCATATATCTAGTCTATGGGTTTCTGGTGCCGGATGTTCCAGATATTGGAAAAGGCCGGCGGAATCCGCCGACCCTTTGATGTGGAGGCAAGAACGCCCGACTGGTTAGTGGTTTCCAGACGTTTTAGGGGCTGTCGCCTTGGGCTTAGCCGTAGACTTCGGTTTAGCCGTGGATGTGGGCTTAGCCGATGTCTTGGGTTTGGTTGTGGACGCGGGCTTGGCGGTACCCGGCTTCTTTGTAGAGACGAACCTTCCGGTTTTCGGATCCCGCGCCGGGGTCCGACGGGTCGACTTTTTGGAAGTTGATTTGGATGTTGATTTGCCCTTGGAGGTCGCAGCAGGTTTTTTGGCCGAAGCCGGTTTGTTTGTTGCCGCGGGTTTGCCCTTGCCCGCTTGGGATGGGCTGGCGGCCGGCTTTTTGGTTGTGGAACTGGCCGTGCCCTTGGAGGGGGATGTCGTGCCCTTCGGCTGGGTTTGGGCCGCAGCGAAAGACATCAGCGCCAAACCGGCGGCCAGGGTTGCCCAAAAGTGTTTGTTCATGAGTTTCTTCCTAGAGATGCGGCCTCTTGCCTGCCGGCAATTTCCGCAATGCTCAAAACGGCACAACATAATGCAATATTATCGCAGTTCCAAGTTATTGCAAATTTATATAAAAAAGATCGCCATGGCGGAGATCCCGGCTTGTCGGGCCGGCAGGAAACCCCTTGGTACACTCGGGAGGTTGACAAGCATGGCCCCGTAGCTCAGTGGATAGAGCAACGGCCTTCTAAGCCGTTGGCCGCGCGTTCGAATCGCGCCGGGGTCGCCAATTTCACCTCCCAAGTGGAGTTTGCGCATCCTTGACCGCTTTGGTGCGCTCAATGGCTTCCCGGGCAAGTTGTTCGCTGCCATAGATTTCGGCCAATTTCTGCTGGTGGGCCGGGCTCACTTTGTCCCAGATGCCACCTGATTCCTCCATCGCATCCGTTAGTGTGTCGGCGCCGACTTCGGCAGCAGATCCCTTATCCAGCCCCGGTTCGGGCTGGCAACCGGCCAGCCCGAGGGCAAACAGAATCATGAGGGCAAGGCGGGCAGCCATCGCCTCAGTTGGGTTGGACGACAAAGTACTTGGGATCCAGAAATGCGCCTTTGAAGAGCGCGGCTGGCCGGAAAAATTTGGCGCTCGAATCAGCCCGGCCAAAATTGTTCCCGTTGGCAAACTGCTGCCAGGCCCGTTTTGCGCTGGCGTTGGCCGTGCCGTAATAGTTCCCTTGAGCCCATGAAAGGGCATCGAGGCCATTCCAGAACTCAAAGTAGTTGTTCCAATAGATCTCCGTGTTGGGGGCGGCTGCCCCATAAGCCGATTCGATGTCCTCGGCTCCGTTCAAGACGACGAACAAGTCTGAAACTTGGTCGATGGCCGTTTGGGACGAAGAGATGTTTTCAACGCTCCCCACATTGTTGGTGAATCCAAACGGGCCCTGGACTTCCTTGCCGGATGGCCAGGTGGGGCCGAACATCAACTGCCCGTTAGGGGTGGCACTCGTTCGAAAGAGGCTGTTGACAAAGTAGCTGCGGCTGGGGGCCGATGTTTCCCCATTGGGCAGGGCACCGGCGGAAATGGCCACAGTCGATTGTGATCGGGAAGGGCTGGACAAGATCTGCCGGTTTTTGATGTACGGCCCGGTCACGGCCCGGTTGCTCCACATCCAATAGGAGCCGGTTTGGGAGTTCCACCAGCACACTTGAGGGTAAGTGTCGTCGTAATCGGCCAGATAGATCATCACGCCCGTGCCGATCTGCTTGATGTTGCTGAGGTCGGCGGTCTTCTTTGCCGCGACTTTTGCCTGCGCAAAAACCGGGAACAGGATGGCGGCGAGGATGGCGATGATGGCGATGACTACCAGGAGCTCGATGAGGGTGAAGGCGCGGACGCGGTTTGGATAGGCCATGCCCTTGTTCTATCTTGAATGGCCTTGGGTTCCGCCAATTTTCGTTGGTAGAAGGTCACCATTGATGGTCTCAGATCAGCAAGAGCCACAAAAAAACGGCGGCCCCCCGCCTGGTGCAAAGGGGCCAACCGTGTCCAAGGGTGGAAGGGAACCTAGTAGGGGACGGCTCCGTCCAAGTACCAGTAGGTCCAGGAACCGGCCGCATCGCCGCGCCGCACAAAGAGGTTTTGGTACCACTTGATGGCCCCTTTCTTGATCGCCTTCGCGTGGCCGTCCATGAACGTCATGGGGGCGGTTTGCGCAAACCGGTAGCGGGCGTGGGCGGCGCATTCCCAGTTGCCGTTGGTTGTCGCATTGCAATCCGTATCGAACCGAGGATCGTAAACCGTAGTTCCCGGAGTGTAAACATCCACCCCGTCGCGGGTGATCGTCGCTTCGTTACCCGGGGTCGTCGCGATGGAACCAATCCACATTTGTTGCCACGGGTGGAACCAAGGATAGGCCCAAGTGACGTTGGCGCCCTTTTCCATCATCATGACTTTGTCAGCCGGGTTGTCCAGCTGGGTTTGGCTCAATGAAGGCTTCACCTGGGCGGCGGGGTACCAGCTCTGGTCCGAGTTGTAGTTGGAGGCGAAGATCGACAGGTGGAGGCCGTAGCTCATCCCGCCGACTTGCGCCTGCTCCCAATCGGCCGGGTTCGCAGAAGCGTTTTGCGGAAAAGACGGCGACCGCCAAATCCCATCAACCCCCGCGCTTTGAACAACACCAGAGACGGGGTTCAGGTAAGTGCGGCCGTTTTTGATGTACGGGTTGCAGGTGGCGTACCACAAAATCTGGGTGTCGCCATGACCATATTCGCTCATCGCGTTCAGGTCGTCGTAGTCGGTGGCATAGATCATGACTCCCGTCGCGATCTGCTTGACGTTGGAGAGGGACTGGGTTTTCTTGGCCGCGACCTTTGCTTGCGCAAAAACCGGGAACAAGATGGCAGCCAAGATGGCGATGATGGCGATAACCACCAGCAGTTCGATGAGTGTGAAGGCTCGTTTCATAGCAGTTCTCTACTTCGAGGATTGATTTTTCAGGCAGTGAAAATGGATGGCCGTACTGGGCCGGTCGAGGCGCGGACATCGAGCTCCATCGGGAACTCGACATCTTTGACGGGGTTGTCGTGGTTGAGCCGATCCAGTAGGAGCTGGACGGCAGTACCGGCCATCTGGCGGATAGGCTGGTGGATGCAAGTCAAAGGCGGGACGGTCATCTCGGCGAACGGGGTGGAGTCGAACCCCATGACGCTGTAGCGGTCCGGCACCGGGACGCCGCAGTCGCGGCAACGGGAGAGGATGGCCGCTGCCGAGCGCTCGTTCCAGGCGATGATCGCAGTGTGCGGGGGCCTTTCGGCGTGCCATTGATCAAAATCAGCCATGTCGCGGCCCCAAACCTGGATGTCTTCGGCAGAAACCGCAAGTCCCTGCTCCTTGCAGCCGGCCAGGAACCCTTCCAACCGCGCCTCAGCGTCAGGAACGTCTTCTTCGAATTGTTCGAGGACGAACAAGATTTTCTCGTGCCCAAACGAAGCCAGGTGCTCCACGGCCAGTTTTGCCCCCCCGACGTTGTCGGAAGAGACATAGGCCGCTGCTTCAT
Above is a genomic segment from Armatimonadota bacterium containing:
- a CDS encoding ankyrin repeat domain-containing protein translates to MPPPLNPDLVRDFVIAAHKSLDAVKPLLEETPALLNATIDWRAGDFESAIGGAGHMGHRDIAQFLIEKGARTDLFVHTMLGHTDVVRPMLTRYPQMVECKGPHGISLARHAEAGGEPAKELLDFIKSLIRSAKL
- a CDS encoding prepilin-type N-terminal cleavage/methylation domain-containing protein, which encodes MAYPNRVRAFTLIELLVVIAIIAILAAILFPVFAQAKVAAKKTADLSNIKQIGTGVMIYLADYDDTYPQVCWWNSQTGSYWMWSNRAVTGPYIKNRQILSSPSRSQSTVAISAGALPNGETSAPSRSYFVNSLFRTSATPNGQLMFGPTWPSGKEVQGPFGFTNNVGSVENISSSQTAIDQVSDLFVVLNGAEDIESAYGAAAPNTEIYWNNYFEFWNGLDALSWAQGNYYGTANASAKRAWQQFANGNNFGRADSSAKFFRPAALFKGAFLDPKYFVVQPN
- a CDS encoding prepilin-type N-terminal cleavage/methylation domain-containing protein is translated as MKRAFTLIELLVVIAIIAILAAILFPVFAQAKVAAKKTQSLSNVKQIATGVMIYATDYDDLNAMSEYGHGDTQILWYATCNPYIKNGRTYLNPVSGVVQSAGVDGIWRSPSFPQNASANPADWEQAQVGGMSYGLHLSIFASNYNSDQSWYPAAQVKPSLSQTQLDNPADKVMMMEKGANVTWAYPWFHPWQQMWIGSIATTPGNEATITRDGVDVYTPGTTVYDPRFDTDCNATTNGNWECAAHARYRFAQTAPMTFMDGHAKAIKKGAIKWYQNLFVRRGDAAGSWTYWYLDGAVPY
- a CDS encoding LacI family DNA-binding transcriptional regulator — its product is MKNRLPETVTLKQVAAKAGVSVTAASSVLNRKNPNIRISADKALLIQKVAEDLHYVPNGLASSLRTNRTQNIGLVFENFGAITDGMFYVELLDGVAQELFKNKYRLTILPEVDREAPLNSLGNGTLDGVIWCKLPQSPDVLKILKHSNIPFIALHARPSKGHEAAAYVSSDNVGGAKLAVEHLASFGHEKILFVLEQFEEDVPDAEARLEGFLAGCKEQGLAVSAEDIQVWGRDMADFDQWHAERPPHTAIIAWNERSAAAILSRCRDCGVPVPDRYSVMGFDSTPFAEMTVPPLTCIHQPIRQMAGTAVQLLLDRLNHDNPVKDVEFPMELDVRASTGPVRPSIFTA